The Exiguobacterium aurantiacum DSM 6208 genome includes a window with the following:
- the kynB gene encoding arylformamidase, whose translation MSWIDVSQPLEDATTTWPGDTPFRYEIAWPMADSGSVNVGKVTMSLHAGTHIDAPFHFDDAGKRVIDLDPGLYIGPARVIHLSGHDRIEASDLDGFDLTGVERLILKTDGWPDKRVFPTQIPELTPSLADRLGELGIYLIGLDLPSVDAIDSKDMAAHHALARNGVHILEGLVLDHIAPGDYELNAVPLPIVKGDGSPVRALLRALD comes from the coding sequence ATGAGTTGGATTGATGTATCACAACCGCTCGAAGACGCGACGACGACGTGGCCTGGGGACACACCGTTTCGCTATGAGATCGCTTGGCCGATGGCCGACAGCGGCTCGGTCAACGTCGGAAAAGTGACGATGAGCCTCCACGCCGGGACGCATATTGACGCGCCGTTCCATTTTGATGACGCCGGCAAACGCGTCATCGACCTCGATCCCGGGCTCTATATCGGACCCGCCCGTGTCATTCACCTGTCTGGACACGACCGCATCGAGGCCAGTGACTTGGACGGCTTCGACTTGACCGGAGTGGAACGGCTCATCTTAAAGACAGACGGCTGGCCGGATAAACGTGTGTTTCCGACACAAATCCCGGAACTGACCCCATCGCTCGCCGACCGGCTCGGTGAACTCGGTATTTACTTGATCGGTCTCGATTTGCCGTCGGTCGATGCGATCGACAGCAAAGACATGGCGGCGCATCATGCCCTCGCCCGAAACGGCGTCCATATTCTTGAAGGACTCGTCCTCGACCATATCGCGCCAGGCGATTATGAACTGAATGCCGTCCCGCTCCCGA